The Phragmitibacter flavus genome contains a region encoding:
- the pqiB gene encoding intermembrane transport protein PqiB: protein MSDPASNSTTTSEPRATIKRSRRWSTVWIVPFVALALGAWLVWEHYRSLGPLVYVRFETADSIVSGKTDVRARSVSIGMVEAVTLAKDLQSVIVAIRMQPDSEELLREGSRFWVVKPRISAADVSGLGTIITGAYIELDPGDGREDVHHFDGLEKPPITSSSVPGLRLVLEADNPGSLNVGSPIYYKGFEVGRVEQRSFDIKSRRTNFDIFIGDPYAELVHEGTAFWNSSGVDISAGADGFRVRTPSFQAMLSGGATFAVPPGAVVGKEATNGTVFTLFPDEEATRKATFVADRRCLLFFDQSVRGLQNDAPVEFRGIPLGRVVDISFDYAPTGEKRVPVLIEVDPSVLRNPSQKAANEKIDLAEAVSQGLRAKLGTASLLTGALYIDIDFVEDAPPATMGKVGEYEVFPTHSSGLVQLEAKVNAILTKIEALPIEDTLNKFGDTAESLTATTTDARAALAEINKLLSREETQNLTAELDATLNQVRASVSSLGPSGAIQGDLHRTLDELRAALRAFKTLSNTIDDKPNSLIFGRDNKGGDPVPRSRR, encoded by the coding sequence GTGTATGTCCGATTCGAAACCGCCGACAGCATCGTCAGCGGCAAAACCGATGTCCGCGCCCGTTCCGTCAGCATCGGCATGGTCGAAGCCGTCACCCTCGCCAAAGACCTCCAGTCCGTCATCGTCGCCATCCGCATGCAACCTGACTCCGAGGAACTGCTCCGCGAAGGCAGTCGCTTCTGGGTCGTGAAACCGCGCATCAGCGCCGCCGACGTCTCCGGCCTCGGCACCATCATCACCGGCGCTTACATCGAACTCGACCCCGGCGACGGTCGCGAAGACGTCCACCATTTCGACGGCCTCGAAAAACCTCCCATCACCAGCTCCAGTGTTCCCGGCCTTCGACTCGTCCTTGAAGCCGACAATCCCGGCTCCCTCAACGTCGGCTCCCCCATCTATTACAAGGGCTTCGAAGTCGGCCGTGTCGAACAACGCTCCTTCGACATCAAATCGCGCCGCACCAATTTTGACATTTTCATCGGTGACCCCTACGCCGAACTCGTCCACGAAGGCACCGCTTTCTGGAACAGCAGCGGCGTCGACATCAGCGCCGGAGCGGACGGATTCCGTGTCCGCACCCCCTCCTTCCAGGCCATGCTTTCGGGCGGAGCTACCTTCGCCGTCCCGCCAGGCGCCGTCGTCGGAAAAGAAGCCACCAACGGCACCGTCTTCACCCTCTTCCCCGATGAAGAAGCCACCCGCAAAGCGACCTTCGTCGCCGACCGCCGCTGCCTGCTCTTCTTCGATCAATCCGTTCGCGGCCTGCAAAACGACGCCCCCGTCGAATTCCGCGGCATCCCCCTCGGCCGAGTCGTCGACATCTCCTTCGACTACGCCCCTACCGGCGAAAAACGCGTCCCCGTCCTCATTGAAGTCGATCCCAGCGTTCTGCGCAATCCCTCCCAAAAGGCCGCCAACGAAAAAATCGATCTTGCAGAAGCCGTCTCGCAAGGCCTGCGAGCCAAGCTCGGCACCGCCTCGCTTCTTACCGGAGCCCTCTATATCGACATCGACTTTGTTGAAGACGCGCCCCCCGCCACCATGGGCAAAGTCGGCGAATACGAAGTTTTCCCCACCCACTCCTCCGGCCTCGTGCAGCTCGAAGCCAAGGTCAACGCCATCCTCACCAAGATCGAGGCCCTGCCCATTGAGGACACCCTCAACAAATTTGGTGACACTGCCGAATCCCTCACCGCCACCACCACCGACGCCCGCGCCGCCCTCGCTGAAATCAATAAACTTCTCTCCCGCGAAGAAACCCAAAACCTCACGGCTGAACTCGACGCCACCCTCAATCAAGTGCGCGCCTCCGTCTCCAGCCTCGGCCCCAGCGGTGCCATCCAGGGCGACCTTCATCGCACCTTGGACGAACTCCGCGCCGCCCTCCGCGCCTTCAAAACCCTCTCCAACACCATCGACGACAAACCCAACTCCCTCATTTTTGGCCGCGACAACAAAGGCGGCGACCCCGTCCCACGCTCTCGCCGCTAA
- a CDS encoding PqiC family protein: MNRFLPALIALFLASCSAPGKSFYVLSPEGPAPSGGGRGIGVGPVTIAGYLDRPNIVFKQSDHQLAIAESNRWAGDLGENITRVLATNLGRQLNTGNVRTYPWTGDEGLQYQVTLDIRSLHGTPEGDAFIEASWRIYSLPNRSIISTRTWSGTETLASDGYDALVAAESRLLATLAREIAASIR; this comes from the coding sequence ATGAACCGCTTCCTCCCCGCCCTCATCGCCCTTTTTCTCGCCAGCTGTTCCGCCCCCGGCAAATCTTTCTACGTGCTCAGCCCCGAAGGACCTGCCCCTTCCGGCGGCGGACGCGGCATTGGTGTCGGACCCGTCACCATTGCCGGTTACCTCGACCGACCCAACATCGTCTTCAAACAAAGCGACCACCAGCTTGCCATCGCCGAATCCAACCGCTGGGCCGGTGACCTCGGCGAAAACATCACCCGTGTTCTCGCCACCAACCTCGGCAGACAACTCAACACCGGCAACGTTCGCACCTACCCATGGACCGGCGACGAAGGCCTGCAATACCAGGTCACCCTCGACATCCGCAGCCTGCACGGCACGCCTGAGGGGGATGCCTTCATCGAAGCCTCCTGGCGCATCTACTCCCTGCCCAACCGCAGCATCATTTCCACCCGCACCTGGTCCGGCACCGAAACCCTCGCCTCGGATGGTTACGACGCCCTCGTTGCCGCAGAAAGCCGACTGCTCGCGACCCTCGCCCGCGAAATCGCCGCATCAATACGCTAA